In one Mauremys mutica isolate MM-2020 ecotype Southern chromosome 3, ASM2049712v1, whole genome shotgun sequence genomic region, the following are encoded:
- the CITED2 gene encoding cbp/p300-interacting transactivator 2: MADHMMAMNHGRFPDGTSGLHHHPAHRMGMGQFPSPHHHHQQQQHAFSALMGEHIHYGAGNMNANGGIRHAMGPGNVNGGHPPSSMPPTARFNNSQFMAPAVASQGGPLTASMQLQKLNNQYFSHHPYPHNHYMPDLHPANHPMNGTNQHFRDCNPKHSSSGSGMPPSVPHVPAAMLPPNVIDTDFIDEEVLMSLVIEMGLDRIKELPELWLGQNEFDFMTDFVCKQQPSRVSC, from the coding sequence ATGGCAGACCACATGATGGCCATGAATCATGGGCGATTCCCTGATGGAACCAGCGGGCTTCATCACCACCCTGCACATCGAATGGGGATGGGTCAGTTTCCGAGCCCCCATCACCATCACCAACAGCAGCAACATGCCTTCAGCGCCTTGATGGGCGAGCATATACATTATGGAGCTGGAAATATGAACGCAAATGGCGGGATCAGACATGCAATGGGGCCGGGGAACGTGAATGGGGGGCATCCTCCCAGCAGCATGCCTCCCACGGCACGATTTAATAATTCTCAGTTCATGGCCCCCGCTGTTGCAAGCCAAGGAGGCCCCTTAACGGCCAGCATGCAGCTGCAGAAGCTAAACAACCAGTATTTTAGCCACCATCCGTATCCTCACAACCACTATATGCCGGACTTGCACCCTGCAAATCATCCGATGAACGGAACAAACCAGCATTTCAGAGACTGCAACCCAAAgcacagcagcagcggcagcggcATGCCTCCTTCAGTTCCCCATGTCCCTGCAGCAATGCTGCCTCCCAATGTCATAGACACTGACTTCATAGATGAGGAGGTGCTCATGTCCTTAGTCATAGAAATGGGTTTGGACCGCATCAAGGAGCTTCCTGAGCTGTGGTTGGGACAGAACGAGTTTGATTTCATGACAGACTTCGTTTGCAAACAACAGCCCAGCAGAGTGAGCTGCTGa